AGCCTTGGGCTTGGAGACCTTTTCCCCCTTTTCCTCGGCCTCCTTCATGGCCTTTTCCTGCTCCGGGGTGGGCTTGGGCGGCTTCTGCTTGACCACGGTCAGGCATTTGCTCGGGCAGTTGGTCACGCACATCATGCAGGAAATGCATTTGGGCATGGCCGGGTCCTTGGGTTTGCCCACCAGTTCAATATGCCCGCCATAGGTATCGAGGTTCTCTTCCTCCACGGTCTGACGGGGATAATGCACGGTCACGAGCTTGTTGCAGAAATACTTGCCCGTAACTCCGAAGCCCACGAACAGGCTCCAGCAGTCGATGATCGGCTGAAGGATGTGTTTTCGAAATGCGTTCATGCTCGCTCCTTACAGCTTCATGATGAAGGCGGTTGCCAGCAGATTGAACGTGGCCAGAGGCAACAGCCATTTCCAGTTGATGTTCAGAAGCTGGTCGAAACGGACGCGAGGGAATGTCCAGCGCGCCCAGATCATGACGAACAGCAACGCGTAGGTCTTGAGCAGCATCCACCACCAGCCGTCCATGATCGGGCCCTTGAACCCGCCGAGGAACAGTACAGAGCACACGGAACAGATCACGACCATGTACCCGTATTCGGCCATGAAGAAGAGGCCGAATCCCATGGAGGAATATTCGGTATGGAACCCTGCGGTCAGTTCGGATTCGGCCTCGGCCAGATCGAACGGCGCACGGTTGGTTTCCCCGAACATGCTGACCATGAACACGATGAAGGCCAGAGGCTGGGTAACCACGTTCCATTGCCAGGGCCATGCCCCCTGCTGCGCCGTGATTTCGCTCATGTTCAGCGTGCCGGTCATGAAGGCAATGGCCAGAACCGACAGCAGAAGCGGAATCTCGTAGGCCACGGACTGTGCCACGGCGCGGGCCGCACCGAGGATGCCCCACTTGTTGTTGGAGCCCCAGCCCGCCAGAAGCAGGGCCAGCACGTTGAATCCGGAAAAGGCCAGTATCAGCAGCAGCCCGAGGTTCACTTCCAGACCGGTCAGAACCGGACCGTAGGGGATGGGCATGTAAAGCAGCATGACCGGAAGCATGGAAAGCATCGGAGCAAGCCAGTACAGATAGGGATCGGCCCCATCCGGAGTGACAAGCTGCTTGCACATGAGCTTCACGCCGTCGATGAGCGGCTGGAGAATGCCGTGGGGTCCGACCTCGAAGGGACCGGGTCTGCGCTGGATATGCCCCGCGAACTTGCGTTCGCAGTAGACCAGCAGCAAGGCGTTCAGCGCCAGCCACAGCATGCAGGCGACAATGGCGATGATCAGATGAATGAGTTGCGGTATGTATGCGTTCATTTGCCCACCCTACCTGTCGATTTCCGGGATGATCAGGTCCAGGCTGCCCAAGATGGCCACGGCATCCGCCAGAATGGTTCCCTGCGCGGCCTCGGCAAAGGCGTGCAGATTGGAATATCCCGGTGCACGGAGCTTCACCCGATACGGATTCTTGGAACCATCGGACACGACATAGACGCCGACCTTGCCGCGTCCGCCTTCCACGGCGAAGAAGGCTTCACCCGCTGGCGGCTTCATGGCGGGCTTGGGCGCCTTGGCCATGAGGTGGCCGCCCTCTGCCGAAGGCAGCATGTCCAAGGCCTGTTCAATGATTCGCAGGCTCTGCTCCATCTCGGACATCCGCACCAGATACCGTCCGGCCGAGCAGGCCGAATCCTGGGTCGGGACCTCGAAGTCGAACCTGTCATACACGGAATACGGTTCGCTGCGCCGCAGGTCGTACGGCACGCCTGCGCCCCGAATCACGGGACCGGTACAGCCGTAGCGCGTGCACATGTCGCGATCGATGATGCCAATGCCCTCGATGCGTTTGCGCAGGATGATGTTATCCGTGACCAGATTCTTGTACATGGGCAGACGGCTTCTGAAATACGGAATGAATTCCCGTATCTTCCGGATGCACTCGTCATCCAGATCGGCCTTGACCCCGCCCACGCGGAAATACGCGTAGGTCAGGCGGGAATTCGTGGGGCGCTGAAGGATGTCCAGCAGTTTTTCCCGGTCATCAAAGGCATACAGAATCGGGGTGAAGGCCCCGAGATCAAGAATATACGCGCCCCACCACAGCAGGTGGGAGGTCAGACGGTTGAGTTCGCAGGTAATGACGCGAAGCAGTTCGGCCTTTTCCGGGATTTCCATCCCCATAAGCCGCTCCACGGCCCCGCAATACGCCCAGTTCCAACTCAGGGCATGCCCGTAATCGATGCGGCCCAGGTTGGGGTAGAACCCGCCCCAGGTCTTGGCTTCCCCCATCTTTTCATGCATGCGATGGAGGTAGCCCACAACGGGCTCGGCCCGCAGGATGTATTCCCCGTCAATCTCCAGCATGACCCGCAACACGCCGTGCGTGGACGGATGTTGCGGCCCCATGTTGACGATAAGGGTATTGTCCTGCTTTCCCTTTTCGAATTTCCGGGTATAGAAATCACCCGAGATGTGCTCTGCATTCTGGAAAGCCATAATCCCTCAGTCCGGTTTGAATCCCGGCCGGCACGCGGCCTATTCCGTGGAGGCTTCTTCCTCGGCCTCTTCCGCAAAAAGCTGTTCGATCTCCGAAGAACAGGTGACGACTTCGCCCAGGCTCATGACCTCCCGAAGCGCCTTCCTGCTTTTGTCGTCCTTGAGCAACGGATGCAGATCGAAATCGTCCGCAGGCAGCAGAATCGGCACCAGATTGGGATTGCCGTCAAAATTCACCCCATGGAAATCCCGCACTTCCCGCTCGTGCCATTCCGCGCCGTCATAGATACCGGTAATGGAAGGAACCGTCGGGTCCTCCCTGGAAACCAGAACCTTGACGGCGATGCGCTCGTCAACGAAGTATTTGTTGAAATGATAGACAAGGAGAAAACCTTCCTCCACGTCCAAGGCGAGAATGGATTCGAGGACATATTCCTCGGCAAACAGTTCCTCGGCAGCGCGGACGATCTGTCCCGGAGCCAGAAACACGGACCAGGCATGGCCAGTGGATGCCGGGTTGTCCCTGGTCACGCACAAGGTGGCGACACCATCCAGCACGTTCAGCATGACTAGCCCTCCAGTTCGGCGGCAACAGGCCACCAACGCTTGCCGGTTATCTTGCGCTGCAGTTCGAACAGCCCTTCGAGCAGCCCCTCGGGTCTGGGCGGACATCCGGGCACGTACACATCCACCGGGATGATCTTGTCCACGCCTTCCACCACATTGTAGTTTTCCTTGAGCTTGAAAGGACCGCCGGAAATAGCGCAGTTGCCCATGGCAATGACCCATTTGGGCGCGGGCATCTGCTCGTAGAGCCTGACAACGGCCGGGGCCAGCTTCCTTGTCACGGTTCCGGCGACGATCATCACGTCCGACTGGCGAGGGGACGGCCGGAACACCTCGGCTCCGAACCGGGCCATGTCCCAGCGGGCCATGCCCGTGGCCATCATTTCAATGGCGCAACAGGCAAGTCCGAAGGTCATGGGCCACAAAGACATGGCACGGCATACGTCCAGTATGTCCTGTGCAAGCTGGACGTTGACCAGGGGCTGGTCGATGTAACTTCCGTTGGCGGTGAGGAAATCCTTCTGCATCATTGAATCCTGCGCGGCCATGTAAACACCCCTTTTGCCCAGAAGTAGATGACGGAAAGAATTAGGAAGAACAGAAAGATAAACACCTTGACGAATGCAATCCATCCTTCTGCCGACGCATAGGCCGTTGAAACCGGGAACAGGTAAAGTACATCAACGTCAAATGCGAGGAAGATCAGAGCATATACATAGTAGGATATGCCCCACTGCTGCCAGGCTCCGCCGAATGGACGCATACCGCACTCATACGGCATGCCAATGTCTCCGCCTCTTGCTTTCGGTGCAAGCAGAACAGCAAGGAGAATTGGGCCAACGGCAAACAGGATACCAGCAAGCAAAAAGAGGATAATTGCAAAATGCAGCCAACTAAAAATCATACCCCATCCTTTGGCTTTAATTTTGCTTGAAAAACCCGCAAAATACCTTTTTACAGGTTGTCCACTGTCATGCACTGAAAAAAAAACTAAGTCAAGGACATTGCGAAAATTTTGGCAATGACACCAGCAACAAATTCGGCAAGTTACCCGACTAAAAAGGAGGACTATAAAGGTAGGAAATAGGAAAGGACGCGGCTATTCGCCGCACTCGGAAAAGTAGCCGAATTTGTGACCACCGCGCTTCTTGGCGTGGTACATGGCAGCATCGGCCCGACTGACCAGAGTCATGCTGTCGCGACCGTTTTCGGGATACAGGCTGATGCCGATCGTCGCACCGACACAGACCTGTTCGCCATTGATGACAAACGGAGATTCCAGAACTTCCAAAAGACCGCCCGCCACCACGGACGCACTTTCCGCGCCATCCGGGCCTTCAAGCAGCACGCCGAACTCATCGCCACCCAGCCGGGCCAGCGTATCGGCCTCCCTGATCCGCTGGCTCAGACGCTCGGCGACCATGCGCAGCAATTCGTCGCCAACCTGATGTCCTTTGGAATCGTTGACCTTCTTGAACTCGTCCAAATCGATGAAAAGCACGGCAATGCCCACGCCGTATCGCTTTGCCGAAGCAAGGGCATGTTCCAGACGATCAAAGAAAAGATGCCGATTGGGAATGCCGGTCAGACTGTCCACAGTCGCCAGATGGCGAAGCTCCAGCTCTGTCCGCTTTCGTTTGGTGATGTCTTCGACAACGCCTTCCACCAATTCCGGATGTTCGTCGCACGCCGGAACCACGCGGGAACTCTCCGAACACCAGATGATTTCGCCACTCCGTCTCCGGGCCCGAAATTCGAAATTGGAGACAAGACCGTCCCGCGCCAACCCCTCACGGTAGGCACGACGCTCCTCCTCGAAGGCCATGATCGAATCCCAAGATCCGGAAACCCCTATCAATTCCGAGGCGGAATCATAACCCAGAAGTTTGACGAGCGCAGGATTGGCTTCAAGGTATTTCCCATCCGATGTCCGTTGAAAAATTCCCTCGACCGCGCGTTCGAACAGGGAACGATATTTTTCCTCGGCCTTGCGCAACTGGGCCTCGACAGCCTTCCGCTGCTCGATCTCCCGCTCAAGCAGAGCCTTCTGCTGATTCATCTGCAGAAAAATCTGAACCTTGCTTTTCAGGGCCTGCACGTCCACCGGGCGAAACATGTAATCCACGGCACCCGACTCGTAGCCCTGCTTTATGTTTTCCTCATCCTGATAAATGGCAGTAATGAAGATGATGGGCACATGACGACCGCGGTCCAGTTCCTTGATGTGCATGGCAGCTTCATAGCCATTCATCCCCGGCATCTGGATATCCAGCAGAATGAGCGCAAAGTCGTTTCGACGAACCAGCTCCACAGCCTCAATGCCGTTCTTGGCCTGAACGATCTCGCACCCTTCCTGGGACAGCAAGTGATCCAGCAGAGCCAGATTGGTCTGGGAATCGTCGACAATGAGAACTTTCTGAAGCTGTTTGCTCATGGGCTTTCCTATCAGAAAAAAGGCTTCAGGCCACGGAAATCCTGCGCAACCAGACTCCACCGCCGTCGCGCGGCCCCGCCTTCAGCACGAAATCGAACCGATCCAGATCCATGCACAGGTCGAAATCCCGCTCCGGCGCATAGTCCTTGGTCTCATCAAAGAACTTCAAGGCCCCGGGAACCGTGGCCAGAAATTTTTTCAACGTCTTGAAACTGTTCGGGTAGTTCTCGATCTCATTCTTGATGTACATGGCGCACATCATGTCTTCCTGCGCCCGCATCCGTCCGGCCTCGCCCATGGCCACCAGAGTGACGACTTCAGGTTCGGTGCGCCGAACATACTCGACCACGGCAGCGGCATTGACAAACGCCCCGGTGATCACCTCTCCGGCCCCCAGGGCCGCCACCAGCCCCTGCGTCCCCGCGCTGGTCGTATGCACCAATGTTCTGCCGGAAAAATCCTCGTGCTCAATCTCGGTCGGGGAATTGCCGAAATCGAAACCATCGATTCGGATGCAATCGCGCTCTCCGACCAGAACGCCCTTTTCCTGCGCCGCGATATCCCGCGCCAAATCCACGTCATCCACGGCCACGTATCTTTCCGCACCATTGGCCGCGGCATAACAGGCAAGGGAAAACGCCCTGTACACATCAATGACAACGACAAGCCCTTGCGCACTGCGAGCGCCTTCCAGACATTCAGCTATTTTAACGATCATTTGGGTATATCCTTAAACAATGGTTCTGGTTGCTATCTCGCATGCGCAGACGCAAGCGTCAACCTCATCCGGAAACTTTCTCGGGAAAAAGAACCCGACGGATTCATTGACAGAATGGTCCTTTTATTGCAATTCTCACCGCATGGCAAAAAAATCCATTCTCGTCACCGGCGGCAGCGGCTTTCTGGGATCCCATCTCTGCGAACGCCTTCTCGACATGGGGCATGAAGTCCTTTGCGTGGACAACTTCTTCACCGGACAGAAGGCAAACATCCTGCACCTCGTCGACAATCCGTACTTCGAGGTGTTGCGCCACGACGTGACCTTCCCGTTATATATTGAAGTGGATGAAATATACAATCTGGCCTGCCCGGCCTCACCGATCCACTATCAGTTCGATCCGGTGCAGACCACCAAGACCTCGGTGCACGGCGCCATCAACATGCTGGGGCTGGCAAAACGCATCCGGGGCAAGATTCTGCAGGCCTCGACCAGCGAAGTCTACGGCGATCCCGAAATGCATCCCCAGAGGGAAGACTACTGGGGACATGTCAATCCCAACGGATTACGCGCATGCTACGATGAAGGCAAACGATGCGCCGAAACCCTTTTCTTCGACTACCACCGCCAACACAAGCTGCGCATCAAGGTGGCCAGAATCTTCAATACCTACGGACCGCGGATGGCCATGAACGATGGCCGGGTCGTCTCGAACTTCATCATTCAGGCCCTGCAGGGCAAACCCATCACGGTCTACGGCAAGGGAGAGCAGACCCGCAGTTTCTGCTATGTCGACGACCTTGTCGACGGACTGATCCGTCTCATGCAGGACACTCCGGACGAATTCACCGGCCCCATGAATCTGGGCAACCCCGGCGAGTTCACCATTCTCGAACTGGCGGAAACCGTAATTGCCATGACCGGATCGAAATCCAGAATCGAATTCAAGCCGTTGCCTTCGGATGATCCCATGCAACGCCGCCCGGACATCACCCTGGCCAAATCAACCATAGGCTGGGAGCCCCGAGTGAATCTGGAAATCGGGCTTCGCAAGACCATCGAATATTTCGATGCGCAGCTCAAAGCCGAACGCGGCTAGACTGCGCGCTATTCCACGATCTCGGACCGGGACAGAATTTCGGGCAGCAAGGTAATGCCGAGCCGTTGCAATTCCCTTTTGCTGAATCTCAGGGAAATGGCTTTCGGCGGTTTCGCAGAGAACATGTAGGGACGTGCTCCGCCAAGGATGGACCGGGCAAGGTCTGCTGCGGCCCCGGCCTGAATTTCCGGGGCAACCCAGAAGGCTCCGAGCGCCCTGCCGGGCCCCACATCTTCCGGAACCAGTGAGAACACCGGAACCGGGGAATATTTCACGGTCCAGGCCAGAATATCCGAGGGCAGCACTTTTCCGCCCCCGGCATCGGGCAAGGTGTGCAAACGGGACAGGACCAGCACGCAAAAGCCCTTGGCCCTCAGGGCCTTGACCTCCATCTGCCACTCCTCCCATCCCAAAACTCTTCTGATCGCCAACCTGCGTCGATATCCCGGGTCGTCGAAACCATTCAGGATGGAAGCCCAAAGACGTTTGGAATCCTCGGTGCGATCCATGAGCAGCAAGACCTTGCACACCGGTTTCCTGAGCACAGCCTGAGGAAGGGAAGGGAAAAACCTGACTCGCGGCCGGTCCAAAATGCCGGTCACATTCAGTGCCGACGCATCCAGGACAGCTCTGGGATTGCCGCGAACCCCCAGATACACGACGGGGAAATCCTTTCCGGACAAGGGCTTGCCCAAAGCCTGCAAAGCAGCATCCCCGGAAAGAAAGACCAATGCCGGAGAATTTTCCCGTATTTCCCGCAACCCCCTGAGGACCATCTGTTCGCTTGCATGGCCCCCTTGCGATTCGATACCAAGAAAAAACGCATTCAGGTCTCGAGGCTTGAATTCCTCGGACAGAATGCGTCGATACACCGATTCCCGGCCACCATCATCCTTCCCGCTTGCCACAAACAGAACAGGTCTATTCCCGGCCAACGCCCCGAACAGGCAACTCCCGACCAGAAGCATTGCAACAGAAACAATGCCCATTCGCCAAAGCACAGGTCCATGGCGCCCCGGGCACAGGCGAAAAAACAATATCCGCGCAACAGGTTCCATTTGTTTCCTGTTACGCTGCCCCCGAATGAATGACTGTTATTATCCCAACCGGATCACACGCCGAGGACACGCCACAGCCGATCAGCCAAGGCCTTTATGTCGAATTCGGCAACCACCTTGCGCCGGGCGGCCTGAGCCATTTTCTCCCGCAAATCCGGATCATGGGCAAGGCGCAGCACATACTCAGCCCACTCCTCGGGTT
Above is a window of Pseudodesulfovibrio tunisiensis DNA encoding:
- a CDS encoding UDP-glucuronic acid decarboxylase family protein, whose translation is MAKKSILVTGGSGFLGSHLCERLLDMGHEVLCVDNFFTGQKANILHLVDNPYFEVLRHDVTFPLYIEVDEIYNLACPASPIHYQFDPVQTTKTSVHGAINMLGLAKRIRGKILQASTSEVYGDPEMHPQREDYWGHVNPNGLRACYDEGKRCAETLFFDYHRQHKLRIKVARIFNTYGPRMAMNDGRVVSNFIIQALQGKPITVYGKGEQTRSFCYVDDLVDGLIRLMQDTPDEFTGPMNLGNPGEFTILELAETVIAMTGSKSRIEFKPLPSDDPMQRRPDITLAKSTIGWEPRVNLEIGLRKTIEYFDAQLKAERG
- the nuoH gene encoding NADH-quinone oxidoreductase subunit NuoH, which codes for MNAYIPQLIHLIIAIVACMLWLALNALLLVYCERKFAGHIQRRPGPFEVGPHGILQPLIDGVKLMCKQLVTPDGADPYLYWLAPMLSMLPVMLLYMPIPYGPVLTGLEVNLGLLLILAFSGFNVLALLLAGWGSNNKWGILGAARAVAQSVAYEIPLLLSVLAIAFMTGTLNMSEITAQQGAWPWQWNVVTQPLAFIVFMVSMFGETNRAPFDLAEAESELTAGFHTEYSSMGFGLFFMAEYGYMVVICSVCSVLFLGGFKGPIMDGWWWMLLKTYALLFVMIWARWTFPRVRFDQLLNINWKWLLPLATFNLLATAFIMKL
- a CDS encoding GGDEF domain-containing response regulator, with the translated sequence MSKQLQKVLIVDDSQTNLALLDHLLSQEGCEIVQAKNGIEAVELVRRNDFALILLDIQMPGMNGYEAAMHIKELDRGRHVPIIFITAIYQDEENIKQGYESGAVDYMFRPVDVQALKSKVQIFLQMNQQKALLEREIEQRKAVEAQLRKAEEKYRSLFERAVEGIFQRTSDGKYLEANPALVKLLGYDSASELIGVSGSWDSIMAFEEERRAYREGLARDGLVSNFEFRARRRSGEIIWCSESSRVVPACDEHPELVEGVVEDITKRKRTELELRHLATVDSLTGIPNRHLFFDRLEHALASAKRYGVGIAVLFIDLDEFKKVNDSKGHQVGDELLRMVAERLSQRIREADTLARLGGDEFGVLLEGPDGAESASVVAGGLLEVLESPFVINGEQVCVGATIGISLYPENGRDSMTLVSRADAAMYHAKKRGGHKFGYFSECGE
- a CDS encoding 2-phosphosulfolactate phosphatase — encoded protein: MIVKIAECLEGARSAQGLVVVIDVYRAFSLACYAAANGAERYVAVDDVDLARDIAAQEKGVLVGERDCIRIDGFDFGNSPTEIEHEDFSGRTLVHTTSAGTQGLVAALGAGEVITGAFVNAAAVVEYVRRTEPEVVTLVAMGEAGRMRAQEDMMCAMYIKNEIENYPNSFKTLKKFLATVPGALKFFDETKDYAPERDFDLCMDLDRFDFVLKAGPRDGGGVWLRRISVA
- a CDS encoding NADH-quinone oxidoreductase subunit B, with protein sequence MAAQDSMMQKDFLTANGSYIDQPLVNVQLAQDILDVCRAMSLWPMTFGLACCAIEMMATGMARWDMARFGAEVFRPSPRQSDVMIVAGTVTRKLAPAVVRLYEQMPAPKWVIAMGNCAISGGPFKLKENYNVVEGVDKIIPVDVYVPGCPPRPEGLLEGLFELQRKITGKRWWPVAAELEG
- a CDS encoding NADH-quinone oxidoreductase subunit C, translated to MLNVLDGVATLCVTRDNPASTGHAWSVFLAPGQIVRAAEELFAEEYVLESILALDVEEGFLLVYHFNKYFVDERIAVKVLVSREDPTVPSITGIYDGAEWHEREVRDFHGVNFDGNPNLVPILLPADDFDLHPLLKDDKSRKALREVMSLGEVVTCSSEIEQLFAEEAEEEASTE
- a CDS encoding NADH-quinone oxidoreductase subunit A, with amino-acid sequence MIFSWLHFAIILFLLAGILFAVGPILLAVLLAPKARGGDIGMPYECGMRPFGGAWQQWGISYYVYALIFLAFDVDVLYLFPVSTAYASAEGWIAFVKVFIFLFFLILSVIYFWAKGVFTWPRRIQ
- a CDS encoding NADH-quinone oxidoreductase subunit D, coding for MAFQNAEHISGDFYTRKFEKGKQDNTLIVNMGPQHPSTHGVLRVMLEIDGEYILRAEPVVGYLHRMHEKMGEAKTWGGFYPNLGRIDYGHALSWNWAYCGAVERLMGMEIPEKAELLRVITCELNRLTSHLLWWGAYILDLGAFTPILYAFDDREKLLDILQRPTNSRLTYAYFRVGGVKADLDDECIRKIREFIPYFRSRLPMYKNLVTDNIILRKRIEGIGIIDRDMCTRYGCTGPVIRGAGVPYDLRRSEPYSVYDRFDFEVPTQDSACSAGRYLVRMSEMEQSLRIIEQALDMLPSAEGGHLMAKAPKPAMKPPAGEAFFAVEGGRGKVGVYVVSDGSKNPYRVKLRAPGYSNLHAFAEAAQGTILADAVAILGSLDLIIPEIDR
- a CDS encoding 4Fe-4S binding protein, with amino-acid sequence MNAFRKHILQPIIDCWSLFVGFGVTGKYFCNKLVTVHYPRQTVEEENLDTYGGHIELVGKPKDPAMPKCISCMMCVTNCPSKCLTVVKQKPPKPTPEQEKAMKEAEEKGEKVSKPKAPKNPAKFIYDYSLCSLCGTCIENCPTKSLRYSSNFYWVASDRKELKLDLLARLREQAKSMPASAPKAEAKPAKAEKEA